The Miscanthus floridulus cultivar M001 unplaced genomic scaffold, ASM1932011v1 fs_46_1_2, whole genome shotgun sequence genomic interval GTAAATGATAATAAGCCCACTTGATATGTTAatgcatctttcttctccttttgtcgTTTTTGCAACAAAGATTGTCCGTAGGCACTTCGGATTGGACCGGGCTAAAGAAAATGCCAGAATTGTTCCTTTCAGGCCGAAAACTTCTATACGGGCTCAACTTTACAAGGCTACCAGACTGAATCATCGAGTTGGGCCGGTTCATTTCAGACGAAACCTGGGGCATTGAAATGACACTTCCAGTCCACCACTTAGGGACGCTATTTTCAAGAAAAATCTAACTGAAATGACAGCGGGCATGCAATAAAAGTACTCCGTACTACCTAGATTACACAcgaaaaataaactaaaataaaaaatatgatATTATATCCAAACCTCTTTCACCATTTTCTTCCTACCGTTTTTTTCTTGATATAGCCAATGCTCACATCATATATGAAAACAATAAAGAACATTGGCACTTACATCATCAATCTAGCATAGGTTGCAAACTTTGGACTCATCTGCTTCTCATCCCCTCCCCCGCATCCATCTACTTCGCCACCACCACTACCTTTGCTGCCGCATCGGCTGGCGTCAACCATAGAGGCGTGCACCATGGCACGCCCTACACCTCGGCAGCCTCCCTCGTCCTTGTTGTGCTTGTCAACACCCCTCATGTAGAGAGGTATGGGCGCCCTGAGCTCAACGTCTTGTCATCCGCCATCAACAAACTGTCATCTTCCCTCCACctgctcttcctcctcctcagacATTCCTAGATACCTTCGTTGGGCATGGCGCCGCAGGCGATGATGCCAGGAGGACACCTATCTTCTACATTGGTGGTGATGACGACGCAACAGGTGACAACAATGGTGCATGGTGGTGCTACTTTGCAGAGCATGGGCGTGAAGTaactagaagaagaggaagaaagaattttttttattcgTTACGGTCACATCGTAAGCCTACAATATACTTGTCGGAAACTTATAGGATGAGTTTACAATAGCTAAGGTGCATCACTGTTGCGATATTTGTTGTTTAATGCTGCactctccgttctaaattataagatgttttgtcttttctagatacattcactttagcgctctctctctctctctctctctatatatatatatatatatatatatatatatatatatatatatatatatatatatatatatatatatatatacaccgaGAAAGCCAAAAAACATCTTATACTAATTAGAATGGAGCAAGTACTTTTTTAATACACTGTGACTGCCCTTAGAGTCTAGAACTGTTTAGTCATGAGTTGTCAgatgacaattttgaccacctAAGTAGGTTCCTCCTTGTTACCTCAGAAGATGTTCCGGATAAACAGCTATGACGTTTCTCCTTTATTAttataggccttgtttagatgccatccaaattccaaagttttttcactctctctccatcacatcaatttttagccgcttgcatggagtattaaatgtaggtaaaaaaaataactaattgcacagtttagttcaaaatcacgagatgaatcttttgagcctagttggtccacgattggacaatatttgtcaaataagacgaaagtgctactattcatcgggttgaaatttttttacaatctaaacgaggccataGTACAAATACCACTAGCTACATAGTAGGAGTCGATCTTTACACGAGAGTACCTATCTGAACTACAGACCGTGACAATTTTAGCAGCATCCATTACACTGGCACACTTGATGCCAGGGCGCGGAGCTAGGATTTGAGCATAGGGGGCCGTACAAACCGCCAACAACCATGTATGTCAAAATGTATACACGCGACAAAGATGTACATAACACATAAATAAACGTTTATTTGTCAAAATGTATACACACGATACAAAAGAAAGCAGAAAAGACTAAAAATAAAGGGAGTTTAATTAGCCTTAGGCCTCTAACACCCGATCAATCTAATTCTTTGACTGAAAAAAGAATTACGGTAATAACAAGTAGTTAAACAGGGCCAAAACTAATtagcactagatcctaaatgttaAATGGCAAACAAGCGGTCACTTGTCGTTTAGCCTCGGACAGAACGGTCACTTAAATGGTAGACGATTAAACGGAAACATCATACCACTATGTAGCATTTTAATTTTAAATATTGACCTAACTCGCTAATGCCAATTGAAGATCAATTTTGAAGGATTAAACAAGAAAAAGCACTGATTTCAATTAACTAGCTAATTAGAGTGTGTGGTATAGGGACAAATTAATGTTTGATAAGCAATAACGAAAACAAAAAGATATGGAGAAAATATTAGAAAGACCTAATTTTTATTTATCTAAAATACTATTAGATATTAATATGGAGTAACAACAACAAAATTATAGTACTAAAAGTATCATTAACTAGCTAATTAGATAATTAAGCACCTAATTTAGGGGGTGTATTATGGGAGTTATGGGAAGGTTGGGGGTGCCAGGCCCCCCCTCAGCCCCTTCCCTCCGCCACTCCCAATTAtgatatattatttttctctcataataaatcagcaccagcagatttatcagtccagaaaccatcATGTCTGACGGAGCAAAATTAGCAACGGGTCGCTTTGTCCGAAAGGTGATGTTTGTACTTAACACGCCCTGCCCAATCATCATCATAGTTGCCCCCGACCCGCCGCTGACTCCAATCGGACCTCTCCACATGTAGTTCAGAATTCAGATGTGATACTGACACATGCATGTCACCAACACACCCTGCCCAATCATCAACGTTGTCGCCGCCGACCCGCCGCAGACTCCAATCTGACCTTGGCTTCGAGGTCAGTCCCATGTCTCCACATGTAGTTGAGACCGACGAGCAGCTCCGTCACGGCGGCCTCCGTCTTCCTCTTGTCCGCGAAGTGGAGCGTCTGCAGCAGCAGCACGGTGGCGTCGTCGCCGAAGGCCACGTTCTGCTGCTCGAACTTCCGCTCGGCCTGCCACCGGACCATGTTGTGCGCGAGCGGCGCGAGCCACGCCAGGATCCTCCGCACCGTGTCCGACCACTGGGCGGCGAGCACGGGGTCGTCGCAGGGCGGCGTCGTGGCGGCGAGCGCCGCCGGCCGCCTGAGCCGCGCCCTGAGAGACGCCCGGATCCGGTCGGTAAGCATGCCGTACAGCGCGTCCCTCTCGTCGGGGCAGATGTGGAGCGGCGACGCGGCGAGCTTCTCGATGAACATGATGAGGTTGGCGTATTGCAGCGCCAGGGCCGCGGCGCCCAGGGACGACTCCGGCGGGTGCGTCACCACGTCGCGCGAGGAGGAGGCGAACactgccgtcgtcgtcgtcgtcaagtGCCTCCTCCTCGCGTCGCCGCCGGACGCCGCTTGGCAGTGGAAGCTGATGATGCCGCTGCCGCTGAAGTCGTCGGCGGCGCTGCCGGCTGATGATACGTAGCTGAAGCTCAGCGGGAGATGAGCCGCGTCGTCCGCGTGGTTCCACCCGTCCCTGCCCGGAGACCTGCTGGGATCCATGACGACGCAGCCGATGAGGTGCTTGCCGGCCGCCCCCGGCCACCTGAGGCTGAGCTGCTGCCTGAGGCTCTTGCTCCTGGACATGAAGAACCGAcgcgcgtcgccggcgccggTGGCGGTACCCTTGCCGGACCTTGTACGCAGAAGCATCGTCTTCCGAGGCGCGTCAGCGGCTGCGGCGATGACGGCGTCGGAAGGGTACACCATGGACTGCAGCTGCATGCTGCCGCTCACGAACGAGGTGCTCCACGAGAGCCGCGAGGCCCTGGACGACGCCTCGTCGTCGTCGCCCACGGAGGCAGAG includes:
- the LOC136531883 gene encoding uncharacterized protein, encoding MRKLSVPRGGGEKVGVLALEVAALMSRAAGLWRALDADSLARLRGDGIRLEGVRRLVADDDAALLALALAEMAAACRDLSRDVSRLSARCADPLLRRFDALFAALVKRGAGGGGDPHGLRYAAAKKMDRKARKMQRLVAATAHLCHELDVLAELEQQQAYRPRARGGAKGAAAVAAGSSSRAECSRRVARQRQEVERLRAASLWARTFDYAVRLLARSLFTIVARIIEVFDLEPVALLLSASASVGDDDEASSRASRLSWSTSFVSGSMQLQSMVYPSDAVIAAAADAPRKTMLLRTRSGKGTATGAGDARRFFMSRSKSLRQQLSLRWPGAAGKHLIGCVVMDPSRSPGRDGWNHADDAAHLPLSFSYVSSAGSAADDFSGSGIISFHCQAASGGDARRRHLTTTTTAVFASSSRDVVTHPPESSLGAAALALQYANLIMFIEKLAASPLHICPDERDALYGMLTDRIRASLRARLRRPAALAATTPPCDDPVLAAQWSDTVRRILAWLAPLAHNMVRWQAERKFEQQNVAFGDDATVLLLQTLHFADKRKTEAAVTELLVGLNYMWRHGTDLEAKVRLESAAGRRRQR